A single Candidatus Limnocylindria bacterium DNA region contains:
- a CDS encoding DUF2621 family protein, translated as MNWSDAADSMLQALVGMVPETLRELAGAAARDESEAAAEQRGASEVEVDDVVRGWIRTTPPEQRNGLIAVIESLGVEPERYAEELESSEGWDEFEEPPDSGM; from the coding sequence ATGAACTGGAGCGACGCCGCGGACTCGATGCTCCAGGCCCTGGTCGGCATGGTCCCCGAGACACTTCGCGAGCTCGCCGGCGCTGCGGCGCGTGACGAGAGCGAGGCCGCGGCCGAGCAGCGCGGCGCGAGCGAAGTCGAGGTCGATGACGTCGTGCGCGGGTGGATCCGGACGACACCGCCCGAGCAGCGCAATGGCCTCATCGCCGTGATCGAGAGCCTTGGCGTCGAGCCCGAGCGCTACGCCGAGGAGCTCGAGTCGTCAGAAGGCTGGGACGAGTTCGAGGAGCCGCCCGACTCAGGGATGTGA